The region CTTTTCCTTAGAAATCCAGCGGAGAGGGGGGGATTCGAACCCCCGGTACGGTTTGACCCGTACGACGGTTTAGCAAACCGCTCCTTTCGGCCTCTCAGGCACCTCTCCCTTTTTCAAAAAAGCGATGCAAAGATAACGGAATTCATTTTAATTGTGCAACTATTTCCTGAAAATAATTGGTTTTTTTTCTAACATATTCACTACAACTCTATACTACAATACTTTACACCTTCCACACCAACATCTTTACTTATATTTTTTTAATTAATTGTTCAAAAAAGCCTATTTTTCCATCCTGTTAATCTCAATTTTTGTTCTAAACAAATGATCTGGAGTAAACCTATCGGTATTCTTGAATATACACTTATCGGAATTTTTCTCCTGTTTTATCTCATGTATTTTATCAGGATGATACTTGTTTCCTCCAAAGTAAGAAGCAACATGAGAAGGTCTTTCTATAAATTCTTTCTTCGCTCTGCATACTTCGGCGCTTTTATTATAGCTTTCCTCGGACCTTCTTTCGGTGATACCAAAAAGGAAATTAAAACCACCAGAAAAGATATATTCTTTGTGCTTGACATTTCAGGTTCTATGGATAGCAATGATGTACTGCCTTCCAGAATTGAAAAAGCTCAAAAGGAACTTTCACGCATTGCAGACAGGCTAAATTCTGCTCGAATTGGACTGATCACTTTTTCTTCAAGCGCAAATCTTATCTGTCCCCTCACCTACGACAAAGACGCTTTTAAAATGTTCATTCAGTCCATTACTAATCAGCAGGTAAACGGCACGTCTAACATGAGTTCCGGCTTGCAACTTGCAATGCAAAAGCTTTCTTCTTATAAAACGCAAATTCACGATGTAGGAAAGTTTGTCATCCTGATTTCGGATGGGGAAAATTTCGGAGAAGATCCTGACAAAGTATTAAAACTATTCAAACAAAAGAAAATAACCCTCATGACTGTCGGCATTGGTACCACTTCCGGAGGCACCATACCAGAAACTTATGGACCTAAAAAAGACAAAGAAGGTCAGGAAATAATCACTTCTCTAAGATCTGCCGAATTAAAAAAACTTGCTGCATTAGCTGGAGGAACTTATTTTGAAACAAACGACAACAGGAATGATCTGGCTTACCTTTCTGACCGCATAAACCGAATCGAGGGTGTTACCACCGGGTATCAGAAAGTAGATGCCACTGCCAATAAATACATTTATTTTCTCCTCTTTGGTTTATTTCTTATTCTTCTGGACGTTTTAATCACTGTTAAAACTATTAGTTTATGAGATTGATACTTCTTGCCAATATATTTTTTGCAATCTGGAGCTTCCTAAACAGGTTTTCAGAGATCAATAATTATATTGATTCCGCAGAGCAAAACTTTCAGAAGGGGGAATATGAACTTGCGATAAAAGACTATACAATCCTGATCAACCATTATAAGATCAAAGATGAAGACATTCTACTAAATCTTGCGCACAGCTATTATAACATCCAAGACACTTCCAACTCAAAAAAAATATATCACAACTTACTGAACTCAGATGACAGCATTACAAGATCTATAGCACATCAGCAACTAGGCAACGTATTCTGGATGACTGGCAAAAAAAACAAAGCCGTTTACCATTACACCGAATCTCTGAAAGCAAATACTTCTAATGAAACCGCCAGAATCAACTTTGAGCTCATTCAGAAATTAATAAAATCTGAAGAGCAATATCAGACAAGTGTTCGATATAAAAAAGAAAAACAAGCCTCAGGTCAGGGAAATACCGGGAAATCTTCAAATAAGACTAAGGAAGGAAGCGGTAACTCTATCAATCGCTCAGGAAACAAAGGAGACAATAATACACAAAGGTCTGCTTCTAATGAAGGCGGAAATTATCAGGGAAGCCAATCTGATACTGAAAATGATAAAAATGAACTGAGAAATCAAAAAAACGGTAATAAGGAGAATGAAGACTTAATTACTAACAAATTAAAAGCTGCTAACCTGAGTCTTCAAAGAGCAAGAGCAATTCTTGATGCAATGAAGCAAAATGAAATTCAATATCTTCAGCAAAAACAAACGGCAAAACCTGAGGACGAACAGGATTTACCAGATTGGTAGCAAGATAAACATAATCAGCAGTTCACAACAAAGTTCAACCGAATTGTATTTAGAGCGTACAAACTAGCGTTGAATTTAAACCCTAACACAGATCATGAAAGAAGTTTATATCATATCCGCAGTAAGAACACCAATAGGCAGCTTTGGAGGCTCATTAGCTAATTTTTCAGCTACTCAACTAGGCAGTATTGCTATTAAAGGTGTATTGGAAAAATCAAAAATCAAGCCTTCGGATGTAGAAGAAGTAATCATGGGCAATGTACTTACCGCAAATCTAGGGCAAGCTCCAGCACGTCAGGCGGCAATATTTGCAGGACTACCCACTTCTGTTGTATGTACGACTATCAACAAAGTTTGCGCTTCTGGTATGAAAGCGGTGATGCTGGGTGCTCAATCCATAATGCTTGGTAATGCCGATATAGTTATTGCCGGAGGCATGGAAAGTATGTCTAATGTACCTTACTATGCAGACAGAGCAAGATTCGGACTTCGCCTTGGTCATGGAACTATGATAGATGGTATTATTAAAGATGGCTTGTGGGATGTCTATAAAGATTATCACATGGGCAACGCTGCTGAAAACACCGCCAGACAAATGAATATTACACGTGAGATGCAGGATAACTTTGCAATTGAAAGTTACAAAAGAGCTGCAGAAGCCGTGAAATCAGGAGCATTTAAAGAAGAAATAATTCCTGTGAAAATTGAGCAGAGAGGTAAAGATCCTTTGGTAATATCGGAAGATGAAGAGTATACAAAAGTAAATTTTGAAAAAATACCCGGTCTGAAACCGGTGTTTGACAAAGAAGGAAGCGTCACTGCAGCAAATGCCAGCACTCTTAACGATGGAGCCTCTGCCCTACTTCTAATGAGCAAGGAAAAAGCAGAGAGTCTTGGCATCAAACCTCTTGCTTCTATTATAGGATTTGCAGATGCCGAACAAGATCCTGAATGGTTTACTACAACTCCATCCCTTGCTATACCAAAGGCGATCAAACTTGCTGGTATAGCAGCCTCTGAGGTAGATTACTACGAAATCAATGAGGCATTTTCTGTTGTATCCATCGCAAACAATATTAAACTTGGCCTGGATTCTTCAAAAGTTAATATTTACGGAGGTGCCGTAGCATTAGGCCATCCGATTGGTTGTTCCGGAGCCAGAATCATCACTACATTGACTAGCGTATTAAACAATAAAAATGGAGCTATAGGAGTTAGTGGTATTTGCAATGGAGGTGGCGGGGCCTCTGCTTTAGTTATCAGAAAAAATTAAAACCGACAGAATTTTAATAGAATTTCCAAGTAAACGTTCTGTTTAAAACTTTTCCTATTATGTCCTTTTTATACAGAAATGCAATTCTTCTGCTTATGGTATTGGCTGCTATTCCAGCTCTAAGCCAGAGTCAGAAGTTGATCTCTACTTATTATCCGAAATATGATAGTGCAGGGATGAAAATTCCTGTCAGAGAACAATATTATGTAAATGAAGAAGACACAACAATAAAAAACGGAAGTTATACTTTATTTTCCCCTGAAGGAGATATACTAATAAAATCAACTTACAAAGACAATCTCCTTGATGGGCCATATGCGGAATTCTATGAAAACGACAACCCTAAGGTAAAAGCCACATACTCCAAGGGAAAAAAGGTCGGAGAACAAGTGAATTACTCTATTCAAGGAAACCTTCTTTCAAAAGAGGTCTATGAAAAAACTTCAACTTCCGATCTTCAACTTTATAAAAAATATGCTCCTTCCGGGAAGCTTACAGGAGAAGGCTTTGTCAAAAATGGATTGTATGACAGCACCCTTACAGAATACTATGAAAATGGAGCTGTAAAGACCAAAATGGCATTCAGACAGGGTAAAAGGAAAGGGCCTTTTTCTGTCTTTGACCCAAAGGGAACTCTTTTACAAAAGGGATTCTATGAAAATGACAGCCTCAACGGCATGATCACCTCTTATTTCAATAGTGGAAAGATCAAGAGCACTGCTATGTATAAGAAAGGATCGGTAGATGGAATTGTTGAGGAATATTATCAGTCTGGCAAAGTTCGCTCTGAGATAACTTATCAGGACAACAAGAAAAATGGGCCAGCCAAAACCTTTTTCGAAAACGGAAATCCGGAAACAGAAGAAAATTATAAAGGCGGATTTCCTTCCGGATACTTCAAGACCTATTATCCTGAAGGCGGAATAGAAACAGAATCTTTTAAAGATGGCAATAAAAACCAGATCAAATTTAAAAGATACGGCAAAACAGGTACTGTTCTTTCAGAAGGCACCATGGTAAATGGTCAGCCTGAAGGAACCATCAATTCATTCTATGATAATGGCACCCCCAAAAGTGTTTTTAATTACAAAGCAGGAGTTAAAACCGGAAAAAATATCTCCTACCATGAAAATGGCAATATTGCAGAAGAAAGCATTATTAAAAACGGCGAAGAAGGAGTTATACAAAACACCAGATTATATAATAAAGAAGGCAAACTTATTGAGCAACAGAGTTACATTACCAAATCTGAAAAAACCTCTAACAGCAAACGTAATTCCGAGAAAAACAAAAGCATTACCGGAGATCTTGACAAGACCAAAACCGGGGAGTGGATTTCTTATTGGGACAATGGCAAGCTTAAATCAAAAGAAACTTATGTCAATGATGCCATTCATGGAGAACGCTTAGTTTATGATTCTGATGAACAGTTGATTGAAAAACAATACTATTCCAATGGTATAAAAACCGGTGTGTGGCAGACCTTTTACCCTTCTGGAAAAATAAAAAGCCAGACAACCTACAAAAACAGCACTCCATATGGCAATCATAAAAACTTTTATGAAAACGGTCAGGTCGAATATACAGGGAGCTATATAAATGGTAAGAAAACTGGTTCCTGGAATTACTATAATGCTGAAGGTAAACAGGTTCGAAGCGAACAGTATAAAAATGACATAAAAGTTTCTGAAAAAAATCATAAGTAAATTACTAAAAATAACCTTGTGACATCATAAGGTTATTTTTTTTTATATTTTTGCGTTCCTGAAATAAAGCATGAACGCAATAAAAGAAACCAACTTCTCCTTTCCCGGACAGACGGCATTTTACAGGGGAAAA is a window of Sporocytophaga myxococcoides DSM 11118 DNA encoding:
- a CDS encoding toxin-antitoxin system YwqK family antitoxin, producing the protein MSFLYRNAILLLMVLAAIPALSQSQKLISTYYPKYDSAGMKIPVREQYYVNEEDTTIKNGSYTLFSPEGDILIKSTYKDNLLDGPYAEFYENDNPKVKATYSKGKKVGEQVNYSIQGNLLSKEVYEKTSTSDLQLYKKYAPSGKLTGEGFVKNGLYDSTLTEYYENGAVKTKMAFRQGKRKGPFSVFDPKGTLLQKGFYENDSLNGMITSYFNSGKIKSTAMYKKGSVDGIVEEYYQSGKVRSEITYQDNKKNGPAKTFFENGNPETEENYKGGFPSGYFKTYYPEGGIETESFKDGNKNQIKFKRYGKTGTVLSEGTMVNGQPEGTINSFYDNGTPKSVFNYKAGVKTGKNISYHENGNIAEESIIKNGEEGVIQNTRLYNKEGKLIEQQSYITKSEKTSNSKRNSEKNKSITGDLDKTKTGEWISYWDNGKLKSKETYVNDAIHGERLVYDSDEQLIEKQYYSNGIKTGVWQTFYPSGKIKSQTTYKNSTPYGNHKNFYENGQVEYTGSYINGKKTGSWNYYNAEGKQVRSEQYKNDIKVSEKNHK
- a CDS encoding acetyl-CoA C-acyltransferase, which encodes MKEVYIISAVRTPIGSFGGSLANFSATQLGSIAIKGVLEKSKIKPSDVEEVIMGNVLTANLGQAPARQAAIFAGLPTSVVCTTINKVCASGMKAVMLGAQSIMLGNADIVIAGGMESMSNVPYYADRARFGLRLGHGTMIDGIIKDGLWDVYKDYHMGNAAENTARQMNITREMQDNFAIESYKRAAEAVKSGAFKEEIIPVKIEQRGKDPLVISEDEEYTKVNFEKIPGLKPVFDKEGSVTAANASTLNDGASALLLMSKEKAESLGIKPLASIIGFADAEQDPEWFTTTPSLAIPKAIKLAGIAASEVDYYEINEAFSVVSIANNIKLGLDSSKVNIYGGAVALGHPIGCSGARIITTLTSVLNNKNGAIGVSGICNGGGGASALVIRKN
- a CDS encoding vWA domain-containing protein; the protein is MIWSKPIGILEYTLIGIFLLFYLMYFIRMILVSSKVRSNMRRSFYKFFLRSAYFGAFIIAFLGPSFGDTKKEIKTTRKDIFFVLDISGSMDSNDVLPSRIEKAQKELSRIADRLNSARIGLITFSSSANLICPLTYDKDAFKMFIQSITNQQVNGTSNMSSGLQLAMQKLSSYKTQIHDVGKFVILISDGENFGEDPDKVLKLFKQKKITLMTVGIGTTSGGTIPETYGPKKDKEGQEIITSLRSAELKKLAALAGGTYFETNDNRNDLAYLSDRINRIEGVTTGYQKVDATANKYIYFLLFGLFLILLDVLITVKTISL
- a CDS encoding tetratricopeptide repeat protein, yielding MRLILLANIFFAIWSFLNRFSEINNYIDSAEQNFQKGEYELAIKDYTILINHYKIKDEDILLNLAHSYYNIQDTSNSKKIYHNLLNSDDSITRSIAHQQLGNVFWMTGKKNKAVYHYTESLKANTSNETARINFELIQKLIKSEEQYQTSVRYKKEKQASGQGNTGKSSNKTKEGSGNSINRSGNKGDNNTQRSASNEGGNYQGSQSDTENDKNELRNQKNGNKENEDLITNKLKAANLSLQRARAILDAMKQNEIQYLQQKQTAKPEDEQDLPDW